From the genome of Azospirillum brasilense, one region includes:
- a CDS encoding glycosyltransferase family 2 protein, with protein sequence MIPVSVVVMTRNEAVNLPLCLSALGSFAERFVVDSGSTDGTPAIAEAAGARVVPFRWDGRYPKKKQWCLDQLPFRQDWVLFVDADERLGGALVEEIAALMSAGPRHAGYFIDGHPVFLGRRLRFGARNRKLVLFDRRKAHFPTVPDLDVATMWEVEGHYQPVIAGTVGRLGHSLTHSDDKPIAAWFDRHARYADWEAALRTDGRMADLIRRESGARRWLKAWFGVVPARPLLVFLYGYVWRLGFLDGGPGFQHALARAFYYWQIGLKIADARRRAGPPASTDD encoded by the coding sequence ATGATCCCCGTGTCGGTCGTGGTGATGACCCGCAACGAGGCGGTCAACCTTCCCCTCTGCCTGTCCGCACTGGGGAGTTTCGCCGAGCGCTTCGTGGTGGACAGCGGCAGCACCGACGGAACGCCGGCCATCGCCGAGGCGGCGGGCGCACGGGTCGTGCCCTTCCGGTGGGACGGGCGATATCCGAAGAAGAAGCAATGGTGCCTGGACCAACTGCCGTTCCGTCAGGACTGGGTCCTGTTTGTTGATGCGGACGAGCGACTCGGCGGCGCGCTGGTGGAGGAGATCGCGGCGCTCATGAGCGCGGGGCCGCGGCATGCCGGCTACTTCATCGATGGCCATCCGGTGTTTCTTGGCCGGCGCCTGCGCTTCGGCGCGCGCAACCGGAAACTCGTCCTGTTTGACCGCCGGAAGGCGCACTTTCCGACTGTGCCCGACCTCGACGTTGCCACCATGTGGGAGGTCGAGGGCCATTATCAGCCGGTGATCGCCGGCACCGTCGGACGGCTGGGCCACAGCCTGACCCATTCCGACGACAAACCGATTGCGGCGTGGTTCGACCGGCACGCCCGTTACGCCGATTGGGAGGCGGCGCTGCGGACGGATGGACGGATGGCGGACCTGATTCGGCGGGAATCCGGCGCGCGCCGTTGGCTGAAGGCTTGGTTCGGCGTGGTGCCGGCGCGCCCGCTCCTGGTCTTTCTGTATGGGTATGTTTGGCGTTTGGGGTTCCTGGACGGCGGTCCGGGATTCCAACACGCGCTGGCGCGGGCCTTCTACTATTGGCAGATCGGCCTGAAGATCGCGGACGCGAGGCGGCGTGCCGGGCCTCCCGCGTCCACCGATGACTGA
- a CDS encoding helix-turn-helix domain-containing protein yields the protein MSATKSKLSPAHTLSRRGEGPNPIDIHVGARLRLRRTLLGLSQEKLGEAVGITFQQLQKYERGSNRISASRLFNLSQVLGVPVSYFFEDMPSPEHIATPSPDVPPSETEEFESMARRETLELVRAYYRIEDSSVRKRTFDLLKALGGERALDEAV from the coding sequence ATGAGTGCCACGAAATCCAAGCTATCGCCCGCCCACACACTGTCACGCCGTGGCGAGGGTCCCAACCCCATCGACATTCATGTCGGCGCCCGGCTTCGGCTGCGCCGCACTCTGCTCGGTCTGAGCCAGGAGAAGCTGGGCGAGGCGGTCGGGATCACCTTCCAGCAGCTCCAGAAGTACGAGCGCGGGTCCAACCGCATCAGCGCCAGCCGCCTGTTCAACCTGTCGCAGGTTCTGGGCGTCCCGGTCAGCTACTTCTTCGAGGACATGCCGTCGCCGGAGCACATCGCCACCCCGTCGCCCGACGTTCCGCCGTCCGAAACAGAAGAGTTCGAGTCGATGGCCCGTCGTGAAACCCTGGAACTGGTCCGGGCCTATTACCGCATCGAGGACTCCTCCGTGCGCAAGCGCACCTTCGACCTTCTCAAGGCCCTCGGCGGCGAGCGCGCCCTGGACGAAGCGGTGTAA
- a CDS encoding colanic acid biosynthesis glycosyl transferase, which translates to MVTVVRDDLPGLLATHASLRAQTVAAYDWFVADGASTDGTAAWLARHGDEAAWWRSSPDHGLYDAMNVALDAIAERPPSCASPCSHILFLNAGDRLADGRVLERLIPILAARPDAALFYGDALEELPGGRLVVKPARSHRRALLGMFTHHQAMVYRMAAMPGVRFDLRHALAADYAFTLTVLKRGDPAHRLPLSVCIFAPGGRSRQEPARGRREQAIIRRELLGLGRTANATIWGLQWLAITLRQTIPWLYAKYRFSSNERSFLS; encoded by the coding sequence GTGGTCACCGTGGTCCGCGACGACCTGCCCGGCCTGCTCGCCACCCACGCCAGCCTGCGCGCCCAGACCGTGGCGGCCTACGACTGGTTCGTGGCGGATGGCGCTTCCACGGACGGGACGGCCGCATGGTTGGCCCGCCATGGGGACGAGGCGGCTTGGTGGCGCTCGTCGCCCGACCACGGTCTGTATGACGCCATGAACGTCGCGCTGGATGCCATTGCCGAGCGGCCCCCCTCCTGCGCCTCTCCGTGCAGCCACATCCTGTTCCTCAACGCCGGCGACCGGCTGGCCGACGGTCGGGTTCTGGAGCGGCTTATCCCCATCCTGGCCGCGCGTCCGGATGCTGCCCTGTTCTATGGGGACGCGCTGGAGGAGCTTCCCGGCGGGAGGCTGGTCGTGAAGCCGGCGCGCTCGCACCGCCGCGCCTTGCTGGGCATGTTCACGCATCACCAAGCCATGGTCTACCGAATGGCTGCCATGCCCGGTGTCCGATTCGATCTGCGGCACGCGCTGGCCGCCGACTATGCGTTCACCTTGACGGTCCTCAAGCGAGGGGACCCGGCCCACCGCTTGCCACTTTCGGTATGCATTTTTGCCCCCGGCGGACGGTCCCGGCAGGAACCGGCGCGTGGCCGGCGGGAGCAAGCAATCATCCGCCGCGAGCTGCTTGGGCTGGGCCGAACGGCCAACGCAACAATATGGGGATTACAATGGCTTGCCATTACCTTGCGCCAGACAATTCCATGGCTTTACGCGAAATATCGTTTCTCATCAAATGAACGATCGTTTCTTTCATAA
- a CDS encoding SLBB domain-containing protein codes for MSLSALTVWALAVSAAEPASPVLHARNTAPSSQAIPPPRAGASRPAPGPDSLSPIEAAYSERAGSLLLQFGYDQFGEAPPRGGSGGVQADYTLGPGDELLVSLRGQKSSSKRHLIDGAGLLTVDDVRPVVAQGLTLAELRAQLADAVTASFPNTEVYVSVTEIRRIGVLVTGAVARPGRQEISAFATLIDALTGAGGVTRGGSLRRIHLFHAHAAANAPSTGLPIDLYDLFMTGDGANAGIRLRDGDRVFVPPLGPTVALAGPLKRPGVYELPPGENRLPIAVAREMAGGLLRPGAHRALRYAIGPDGEERAEELSDADATQLGDGDLLLLAPRREDRRGDLRLDGHVLRPGARALERTPSIGALVSAADLGPAPYLPFAVLASVHPGNRTRVLRPVDLGAVLGGRDRRPLAEGDVLYVLGADDVDFLTSEPVLELLRGAREPASDACRSLVVLARALTAQPDGPLASGPQARAAARLTGGRGPCPPLFEAVPDLLVFALEHSTLLMGGVPRPGFYPSNGRGSAAELALAAGGPESGAYAPPFGGASQHRPVAAGSIVEPDEPVYELTGHARRPGVRPLAGGATLRDALTGGDALKRDVYPLLGVIERFDRRTLAHRLIPFSPQEVTSGQANRALSDGDRVRLLSTAEARALTSSPDKERKPETPPANTGPPDAEPPDTEPPGAEPPNAKPPLPGDIAGLVRERGVQVRGAVRTPGTYPVAETATVEALLATAGGPAATADLASLEITTTTGQRRRLDLRDGATARTALYPGDSLRVNPKPQALEARAVTISGAVRRPGAYDVARGETLSSLIDRAGGLTEEAYPAGTSFLRDSERKRERAWFDQQARDLERWMVQEVEKGEAARSDVVGLARQLATQLRGVEPLGRIVVEADPLVLRQRPELDVLLEPDDRILIPKRPLTVTVTGEVLHPTAAQFVSGKTAEAYLQEAGGASRNADDARIFLVLPDGRAQPLSLSSWNHTVTAIPPGSSIVVPRDPKPFDLMEFSKNMGTILGQLAISAAAIAVISE; via the coding sequence GTGTCGTTGTCGGCGCTGACGGTCTGGGCGCTCGCCGTGTCGGCCGCGGAGCCGGCATCCCCCGTGCTCCACGCCCGCAATACGGCACCCTCCTCCCAGGCGATCCCGCCGCCGCGCGCCGGCGCCAGCCGTCCCGCTCCCGGCCCGGATTCCCTGTCACCGATCGAGGCCGCCTACAGCGAGCGGGCGGGCTCCCTCCTTCTCCAGTTCGGCTACGACCAGTTCGGCGAGGCCCCGCCGCGCGGCGGATCGGGCGGCGTGCAAGCGGACTACACGCTGGGTCCGGGCGACGAACTTCTGGTGTCCCTGCGTGGCCAGAAATCCTCCAGCAAGCGCCACCTCATCGACGGGGCGGGGCTGCTGACCGTCGACGACGTACGGCCCGTCGTGGCCCAGGGACTGACCCTTGCGGAATTGCGCGCCCAGCTGGCCGACGCGGTGACGGCCTCCTTTCCGAACACCGAGGTGTACGTCTCGGTGACGGAAATCCGGCGGATCGGCGTCCTGGTGACCGGCGCCGTGGCTCGTCCGGGCCGTCAGGAGATTAGTGCCTTCGCCACGCTGATCGACGCGTTGACCGGCGCCGGCGGTGTCACACGTGGCGGCTCGCTCCGCCGCATCCACCTGTTTCATGCGCACGCCGCGGCAAACGCCCCTTCGACCGGGTTGCCCATCGACCTGTACGACCTGTTCATGACCGGGGACGGCGCGAACGCGGGCATTCGGTTGCGCGACGGCGACCGCGTCTTCGTGCCGCCGCTCGGTCCCACGGTGGCGCTGGCCGGGCCGCTGAAACGTCCCGGCGTCTATGAGCTTCCCCCCGGCGAGAACCGCCTGCCGATCGCCGTGGCGCGGGAGATGGCGGGAGGCCTTCTGCGGCCCGGCGCGCATCGGGCGCTTCGCTACGCCATCGGTCCGGACGGAGAGGAACGGGCGGAGGAGCTGTCCGACGCGGACGCCACCCAGCTGGGCGACGGCGACCTGCTGCTTCTGGCACCCCGCCGGGAGGATCGGCGGGGCGACCTGCGGCTGGACGGCCATGTCCTGCGCCCCGGAGCCCGGGCGTTGGAGCGGACCCCAAGCATCGGGGCTCTGGTTTCCGCGGCCGATCTCGGACCGGCGCCCTATCTTCCCTTTGCCGTGCTCGCCTCCGTTCATCCGGGCAACCGCACGCGCGTCCTGCGACCGGTCGATTTGGGAGCCGTGCTCGGCGGCCGTGACCGCCGCCCCCTTGCCGAGGGCGACGTCCTTTACGTGCTGGGCGCGGACGATGTGGACTTCCTGACCTCCGAACCGGTGCTGGAGCTGCTGCGCGGCGCGCGCGAGCCGGCCTCGGACGCGTGCCGCAGCCTTGTGGTGCTGGCCCGCGCACTGACGGCGCAGCCGGACGGGCCGCTTGCCAGCGGTCCGCAGGCGCGGGCGGCGGCGCGGCTGACCGGCGGACGCGGCCCCTGCCCGCCCTTGTTCGAAGCCGTTCCCGACCTGCTCGTCTTCGCGCTGGAGCATTCCACCCTGCTGATGGGCGGCGTCCCCCGCCCCGGCTTCTACCCCTCCAACGGACGGGGCAGCGCCGCGGAGCTGGCGCTCGCCGCGGGCGGGCCGGAGTCCGGCGCCTACGCGCCCCCCTTCGGCGGAGCATCGCAACACCGCCCGGTGGCGGCGGGGAGCATTGTGGAACCCGACGAGCCTGTCTACGAGTTGACCGGCCATGCCCGCCGCCCCGGCGTCCGCCCTCTGGCCGGGGGCGCCACGCTGCGTGACGCCTTGACCGGCGGCGATGCGCTGAAGCGGGACGTCTATCCCCTGCTGGGCGTGATCGAGCGCTTCGACCGCCGCACCCTCGCCCATCGACTGATTCCCTTCTCGCCACAGGAGGTGACTTCCGGACAGGCCAACCGCGCCCTCTCCGACGGTGATCGGGTACGCCTGCTCTCCACCGCCGAGGCCCGTGCGCTGACCAGTTCCCCGGACAAGGAACGCAAGCCCGAGACGCCCCCGGCCAACACCGGACCACCTGATGCCGAACCACCCGACACCGAACCACCGGGCGCCGAACCGCCCAACGCCAAACCGCCGCTTCCCGGCGACATCGCGGGGCTGGTAAGGGAACGCGGGGTGCAGGTGCGGGGTGCCGTGCGAACACCCGGCACTTATCCCGTGGCGGAGACGGCGACCGTCGAGGCCCTTCTGGCAACCGCCGGCGGCCCCGCCGCGACCGCCGATCTCGCCAGCCTGGAAATCACCACCACCACCGGCCAGCGCCGCCGCCTGGACCTCCGCGACGGTGCGACGGCCCGGACGGCGCTGTATCCGGGCGACAGCCTGCGCGTCAATCCCAAACCCCAGGCACTGGAGGCGCGAGCGGTCACCATTTCCGGCGCAGTGCGCCGCCCCGGCGCTTACGACGTCGCGCGCGGCGAGACGCTGTCGTCGCTGATCGACCGGGCCGGCGGCCTGACGGAGGAAGCCTATCCTGCCGGGACCAGTTTCCTGCGCGACAGCGAGCGCAAGCGCGAGCGCGCCTGGTTCGACCAGCAGGCCCGCGACCTGGAACGCTGGATGGTGCAGGAGGTCGAGAAGGGCGAGGCTGCGCGCTCGGACGTGGTCGGGCTGGCCCGGCAGCTCGCGACCCAGCTGCGCGGGGTGGAGCCGCTGGGCCGCATCGTCGTCGAGGCCGACCCACTGGTGCTGCGCCAGCGGCCCGAACTGGACGTGCTGCTGGAGCCGGACGACCGCATCCTGATTCCGAAACGCCCCCTCACCGTGACCGTCACCGGCGAGGTGCTTCATCCAACCGCCGCGCAGTTCGTCAGCGGCAAGACCGCCGAAGCCTATCTCCAGGAGGCGGGCGGTGCGAGCCGCAACGCCGACGACGCCCGCATCTTCCTGGTTCTGCCGGACGGGCGGGCGCAGCCGCTGTCCCTCTCCTCCTGGAACCACACCGTTACGGCGATCCCGCCCGGCTCGTCCATCGTGGTGCCGCGCGACCCGAAGCCGTTCGATCTGATGGAGTTCTCCAAGAACATGGGCACCATCCTCGGCCAGCTCGCCATCTCGGCGGCGGCGATCGCGGTGATCTCCGAGTGA